One region of Pseudomonas glycinae genomic DNA includes:
- the infA gene encoding translation initiation factor IF-1: MSKEDSFEMEGTVVDTLPNTMFRVELENGHVVTAHISGKMRKNYIRILTGDKVRVELTPYDLSKGRITYRAR, encoded by the coding sequence ATGTCGAAAGAAGACAGCTTCGAAATGGAAGGCACTGTCGTCGACACCCTGCCCAACACCATGTTTCGTGTGGAGTTGGAAAATGGGCACGTCGTAACCGCGCATATTTCCGGCAAGATGCGCAAGAACTACATTCGTATTCTTACCGGTGACAAAGTGCGCGTCGAGCTGACGCCCTATGACTTGAGCAAAGGGCGTATTACTTACCGCGCTCGCTAA
- the clpA gene encoding ATP-dependent Clp protease ATP-binding subunit ClpA encodes MLNRELEVTLNLAFKEARSKRHEFMTVEHLLLALLDNEAAATVLRACGANLDKLKHDLQEFIDSTTPLIPVHDEDRETQPTLGFQRVLQRAVFHVQSSGKREVTGANVLVAIFSEQESQAVFLLKQQSVARIDVVNYIAHGISKVPGHGDHSEGEQDMQDDEGGESSSSGNPLDAYASNLNELARQGRIDPLVGRETEVERVAQILARRRKNNPLLVGEAGVGKTAIAEGLAKRIVDNQVPDLLANSVVYSLDLGALLAGTKYRGDFEKRFKALLNELKKRPQAILFIDEIHTIIGAGAASGGVMDASNLLKPLLSSGDIRCIGSTTFQEFRGIFEKDRALARRFQKVDVVEPSVEDTIGILRGLKGRFEQHHNIEYSDESLRAAAELASRYINDRHMPDKAIDVIDEAGAYQRLQPVEKRVKRIEVPEVEDIVAKIARIPPKHVTSSDKELLRNLERDLKLTVFGQDAAIDSLSTAIKLSRAGLKSPDKPVGSFLFAGPTGVGKTEAARQLAKALGIELVRFDMSEYMERHTVSRLIGAPPGYVGFDQGGLLTEAITKQPHCVLLLDEIEKAHPEVFNLLLQVMDHGTLTDNNGRKADFRNVIVIMTTNAGAETAARASIGFTHQDHSSDAMEVIKKSFTPEFRNRLDTIIQFGRLSHEVIKSVVDKFLTELQAQLEDKRVLLEVTDAARSWLAAGGYDSAMGARPMARLIQDKIKRPLAEEILFGELAEHGGVVHIDIKDGELTFDFETTAEMA; translated from the coding sequence ATGTTAAACCGCGAGCTCGAAGTCACCCTCAATCTTGCCTTCAAGGAGGCACGTTCGAAACGTCATGAGTTCATGACCGTCGAACACCTGCTGCTGGCCCTATTGGACAATGAGGCTGCCGCCACCGTATTGCGTGCCTGCGGCGCAAACCTCGACAAACTCAAGCACGACCTGCAGGAGTTCATCGACTCCACTACGCCACTGATCCCCGTCCACGACGAGGATCGCGAAACCCAGCCAACCCTGGGCTTCCAGCGTGTACTGCAACGTGCTGTCTTTCATGTGCAGAGCTCGGGCAAACGCGAAGTGACCGGCGCCAACGTGCTGGTTGCAATCTTCAGTGAGCAAGAGAGTCAGGCGGTGTTCCTGCTGAAACAGCAGAGCGTTGCACGCATTGATGTCGTCAACTATATCGCCCACGGCATTTCCAAAGTGCCGGGGCATGGCGATCACTCTGAAGGTGAACAAGATATGCAGGACGATGAGGGCGGTGAGTCTTCTTCTTCAGGCAATCCGCTGGACGCTTATGCCAGCAATCTCAACGAACTCGCACGCCAGGGCCGGATCGATCCGCTGGTCGGGCGTGAAACGGAAGTCGAGCGTGTCGCGCAGATTCTTGCGCGCCGTCGCAAGAACAATCCGCTGCTGGTGGGCGAGGCGGGCGTGGGTAAAACCGCGATTGCCGAAGGCCTGGCCAAGCGCATTGTCGACAACCAGGTGCCGGACCTGCTGGCCAACAGCGTCGTTTACTCACTCGATCTGGGCGCTCTGCTCGCGGGCACCAAGTATCGCGGTGACTTCGAGAAGCGCTTCAAGGCGCTGCTCAACGAGCTGAAAAAACGTCCGCAGGCGATCCTGTTCATCGACGAGATCCACACCATTATCGGTGCAGGTGCCGCTTCGGGCGGCGTCATGGATGCCTCGAACCTGCTCAAGCCGCTGCTGTCGTCTGGCGACATTCGCTGCATCGGTTCGACCACGTTCCAGGAATTCCGTGGCATCTTCGAAAAAGACCGCGCCCTGGCGCGTCGCTTCCAGAAGGTCGATGTCGTCGAGCCGTCGGTGGAAGATACCATCGGTATCCTGCGCGGTCTGAAAGGGCGCTTTGAACAGCATCACAACATCGAATACAGCGATGAGTCACTGCGCGCCGCTGCGGAACTGGCTTCGCGCTACATCAATGACCGGCACATGCCGGACAAGGCCATCGATGTGATCGACGAGGCCGGCGCTTATCAGCGTCTGCAACCGGTCGAGAAGCGTGTGAAACGCATCGAAGTCCCTGAAGTCGAGGACATCGTTGCGAAAATCGCGCGGATTCCGCCGAAGCACGTCACCAGCTCCGACAAGGAACTGCTGCGTAACCTCGAGCGTGATCTGAAGCTGACGGTGTTTGGTCAGGACGCGGCGATCGATTCGCTGTCGACTGCGATCAAATTGTCCCGTGCCGGCCTCAAGTCGCCTGACAAGCCTGTCGGTTCGTTCCTGTTCGCAGGGCCGACCGGTGTTGGTAAAACCGAAGCCGCGCGTCAATTGGCCAAGGCGTTGGGGATCGAACTGGTGCGCTTCGACATGTCCGAGTACATGGAGCGTCACACCGTATCGCGTCTGATCGGTGCGCCTCCGGGTTATGTCGGTTTCGACCAGGGCGGTCTGCTGACCGAAGCGATCACCAAGCAGCCGCATTGCGTATTGCTGCTCGATGAAATCGAGAAGGCGCATCCGGAAGTCTTCAACCTGCTGCTGCAGGTGATGGACCACGGCACGCTGACTGACAACAACGGGCGCAAGGCGGACTTCCGCAACGTGATCGTGATCATGACCACCAACGCCGGTGCTGAAACGGCGGCACGTGCTTCGATCGGCTTCACCCATCAGGACCACTCGTCCGATGCGATGGAAGTGATCAAGAAGAGCTTCACGCCGGAATTCCGCAACCGTCTGGATACCATCATTCAGTTTGGTCGCCTCAGTCATGAGGTTATCAAAAGTGTGGTGGACAAGTTCCTCACCGAACTTCAGGCGCAATTGGAAGACAAGCGTGTGCTTCTGGAGGTTACCGATGCGGCGCGCAGCTGGCTGGCGGCCGGTGGGTACGATTCGGCCATGGGCGCTCGTCCGATGGCGCGTCTGATCCAGGACAAGATCAAGCGTCCGCTGGCGGAGGAGATTCTGTTTGGCGAGCTGGCCGAGCATGGCGGTGTGGTTCACATCGACATCAAGGATGGTGAGCTGACGTTTGACTTCGAGACCACTGCAGAAATGGCCTGA
- the clpS gene encoding ATP-dependent Clp protease adapter ClpS, with the protein MHAISQIRLTFNQDRPLLQKDLPQEHDDDSAGVAVQEAKPALQAPPMYKVVLFNDDYTPMDFVVEVLEVFFNLNRELATKVMLAVHTEGRAVCGVFTRDIAETKAMQVNQYARESQHPLLCEIEKDG; encoded by the coding sequence ATGCATGCAATCAGCCAGATTCGACTAACATTCAATCAGGATCGCCCGCTTCTCCAAAAGGATCTTCCACAGGAGCACGACGACGATTCGGCAGGCGTTGCTGTTCAGGAAGCAAAGCCTGCGTTACAGGCGCCGCCGATGTACAAGGTGGTTTTGTTCAATGATGACTACACACCGATGGATTTCGTCGTCGAAGTGCTCGAGGTGTTTTTTAACCTGAATCGCGAGCTGGCGACCAAGGTCATGCTGGCCGTCCACACAGAAGGGCGGGCAGTATGTGGAGTGTTTACCCGCGACATCGCCGAGACAAAGGCCATGCAGGTCAACCAGTACGCCAGGGAAAGCCAGCATCCGCTACTCTGTGAAATCGAGAAGGACGGTTAA
- a CDS encoding cold shock domain-containing protein — protein MAVGKVKWFNNAKGFGFINTDSREGKDEDGKEIDFFAHYSAIEMDGYKTLKAGQIVKFEIVQGPKGLHATKIQNVEAAKDAAPSAAHHQSVTS, from the coding sequence ATGGCTGTCGGCAAGGTGAAATGGTTCAACAATGCCAAGGGGTTCGGTTTTATAAACACCGACTCCCGCGAGGGGAAGGACGAGGACGGCAAGGAGATCGATTTCTTTGCCCACTATTCCGCCATTGAAATGGACGGATACAAAACCCTCAAAGCCGGGCAGATCGTCAAATTCGAGATCGTGCAAGGCCCCAAAGGCCTGCATGCCACAAAAATTCAGAATGTCGAAGCCGCAAAAGATGCGGCCCCGTCCGCTGCTCATCACCAGTCAGTGACCAGCTGA
- the icd gene encoding NADP-dependent isocitrate dehydrogenase, producing the protein MGYKKIQVPAVGDKITVNADHSLNVPDNPIIPFIEGDGIGVDVSPVMIKVVDAAVEKAYGGKRKISWMEVYAGEKATQVYDQDTWLPQETLDAVKDYVVSIKGPLTTPVGGGIRSLNVALRQQLDLYVCLRPVVWFEGVPSPVKKPGDVDMVIFRENSEDIYAGIEWKAGSPEATKVIKFLKEEMGVTKIRFDQDCGIGIKPVSKEGTKRLVRKALQYVVDNDRKSLTIVHKGNIMKFTEGAFKDWGYEVAKEEFGAELLDGGPWMKFKNPKTGREVVVKDAIADAMLQQILLRPAEYDVIATLNLNGDYLSDALAAEVGGIGIAPGANLSDTVAMFEATHGTAPKYAGKDQVNPGSVILSAEMMLRHLGWTEAADLIIKGTNGAIKAKTVTYDFERLMEGATLVSSSGFGDALIKHM; encoded by the coding sequence ATGGGTTACAAGAAGATTCAGGTTCCAGCCGTCGGCGACAAAATCACCGTCAACGCAGACCATTCTCTCAATGTCCCTGATAACCCGATCATTCCCTTCATCGAAGGTGACGGCATTGGCGTCGACGTCAGCCCTGTGATGATCAAAGTGGTTGATGCTGCCGTAGAAAAAGCCTACGGGGGCAAGCGCAAGATTTCCTGGATGGAGGTTTATGCTGGCGAAAAAGCAACTCAGGTTTATGACCAGGACACCTGGCTGCCCCAGGAAACCCTGGACGCGGTCAAGGATTACGTGGTCTCCATCAAAGGCCCGCTGACCACTCCGGTCGGTGGCGGCATCCGTTCCCTCAACGTCGCCCTGCGCCAACAGCTTGATCTCTATGTCTGCCTGCGCCCTGTGGTGTGGTTCGAAGGTGTGCCGAGCCCGGTGAAAAAGCCTGGCGACGTCGACATGGTGATCTTCCGCGAGAACTCCGAAGACATTTATGCCGGTATCGAATGGAAGGCCGGCTCCCCTGAAGCCACCAAGGTCATCAAATTCCTGAAAGAAGAAATGGGCGTCACCAAGATCCGTTTCGACCAGGATTGCGGCATCGGCATCAAGCCGGTTTCCAAAGAAGGCACCAAGCGTCTGGTGCGCAAGGCCCTGCAATACGTGGTGGACAACGACCGCAAGTCGCTGACCATCGTGCACAAGGGCAACATCATGAAATTCACCGAAGGTGCCTTCAAGGACTGGGGTTACGAGGTGGCGAAGGAAGAATTCGGCGCCGAGCTGCTCGATGGCGGCCCATGGATGAAATTCAAGAACCCGAAAACCGGTCGTGAAGTCGTCGTCAAGGACGCCATCGCCGACGCCATGCTTCAGCAGATCCTGCTGCGTCCGGCCGAGTACGATGTGATCGCCACCCTCAACCTCAACGGTGACTACCTGTCCGACGCCCTGGCAGCGGAAGTGGGCGGTATCGGTATCGCGCCGGGTGCCAACCTGTCCGACACCGTGGCCATGTTCGAGGCGACCCACGGTACCGCGCCGAAATATGCCGGCAAGGACCAGGTCAACCCTGGCTCGGTGATCCTGTCGGCGGAGATGATGCTGCGTCACCTGGGCTGGACCGAAGCGGCCGACCTGATCATCAAGGGCACCAATGGCGCCATCAAGGCCAAGACCGTGACCTACGACTTCGAACGTCTGATGGAAGGCGCCACGCTGGTGTCTTCTTCGGGCTTCGGTGATGCGCTGATCAAGCACATGTAA
- a CDS encoding NADP-dependent isocitrate dehydrogenase, whose protein sequence is MPTRSKIIYTFTDEAPALATYSLLPIIEAYTASADIAVETRDISLAARILASFPEQLGDKAVADHLAELGDLAVTPEANIIKLPNISASVPQLQAAIKELQAQGYNLPDYPESVTNDAEKEAKARYDKVKGSAVNPVLREGNSDRRAPLSVKNYARKHPHKMGAWAKDSKSHVAHMSTGDFYGSEKAVLIDAADAVKIELIAKDGTATVLKEKTTVQAGEILDCSVMSKKALRAFIAAEIDSAKQQGVLLSVHLKATMMKVSDPIMFGQIVAEFYKDALTKHADVLAEIGFNLNNGIGDLYARIKSLPAEQQAQIEADIQAVYAVRPSLAMVNSDKGITNLHVPSDVIVDASMPAMIRDSGKMWGTDGQLHDTKAVIPDRCYATIYQAVIEDCKANGAFDPTTMGSVPNVGLMAKKAEEYGSHDKTFQIKADGVVRVTDSKGTLLMEQAVEAGDIFRMCQTKDAPIQDWVKLAVNRARASATPAIFWLDPMRAHDGVVIEKVQAYLKDHDTTGLDIQIMAPVDAMKYTLQRTREGKDTISVTGNVLRDYLTDLFPIMELGTSAKMLSIVPLMNGGGLFETGAGGSAPKHVQQLVEENFLRWDSLGEFLALAASLEHLGVNYNNPKALVLSKTLDQATGQFLDNNKSPSRKVGNIDNRGSHFYLAMYWAQALAAQTEDAALQAQFATLAKTLTENEATIVAELNAVQGKPVDIGGYYHANAELISKAMRPSATFNAAIAALV, encoded by the coding sequence ATGCCCACCCGCTCGAAGATCATCTATACCTTCACCGACGAAGCTCCAGCCCTCGCCACCTATTCCCTGCTGCCGATCATCGAGGCTTACACCGCCTCGGCCGATATCGCCGTGGAAACCCGCGATATCTCTCTTGCAGCACGCATTCTGGCCAGCTTCCCCGAGCAACTGGGCGACAAAGCCGTAGCCGACCACCTCGCCGAACTGGGCGACCTGGCCGTTACGCCTGAAGCCAACATCATCAAGCTGCCGAACATCAGCGCTTCGGTTCCGCAGTTGCAGGCCGCGATCAAAGAACTGCAAGCCCAGGGCTACAACCTGCCGGACTACCCGGAATCCGTGACCAACGACGCCGAAAAAGAAGCCAAGGCGCGTTACGACAAGGTCAAGGGCAGCGCCGTGAACCCGGTTCTGCGTGAAGGCAACTCCGACCGTCGTGCGCCGCTGTCGGTCAAGAACTACGCTCGCAAGCACCCGCACAAAATGGGCGCCTGGGCCAAAGACTCCAAGTCTCATGTCGCTCACATGAGCACCGGCGATTTCTATGGCAGCGAAAAAGCTGTCCTGATCGACGCCGCTGACGCCGTGAAGATCGAACTGATCGCCAAAGACGGCACCGCGACCGTCCTGAAAGAAAAGACCACCGTTCAGGCGGGCGAGATCCTCGACTGCTCCGTGATGAGCAAAAAGGCCCTGCGCGCGTTCATCGCCGCTGAAATCGACAGCGCCAAGCAACAAGGCGTGCTGCTGTCGGTTCACCTGAAAGCCACCATGATGAAGGTCTCCGACCCGATCATGTTTGGTCAGATCGTTGCCGAGTTCTACAAGGACGCCCTGACCAAGCACGCCGACGTGCTGGCCGAAATCGGCTTCAACCTGAACAACGGCATCGGCGACCTGTACGCCCGCATCAAATCCCTGCCGGCCGAGCAGCAAGCCCAGATCGAAGCTGACATTCAAGCGGTCTACGCCGTTCGTCCGTCGCTGGCGATGGTCAACTCCGACAAAGGCATCACCAACCTGCACGTGCCGAGCGACGTTATCGTCGACGCCTCGATGCCGGCCATGATCCGTGACTCCGGCAAGATGTGGGGCACCGACGGCCAGCTGCACGACACCAAGGCCGTGATCCCGGATCGTTGCTACGCCACCATCTACCAGGCCGTGATCGAAGATTGCAAAGCCAATGGCGCTTTCGATCCGACCACCATGGGCAGCGTGCCAAACGTTGGCCTGATGGCTAAAAAAGCCGAAGAATACGGTTCCCACGACAAGACCTTCCAGATCAAGGCCGACGGCGTGGTTCGCGTGACCGACAGCAAAGGCACCCTGCTGATGGAACAGGCTGTTGAAGCCGGCGACATCTTCCGCATGTGCCAGACCAAGGACGCGCCGATCCAGGACTGGGTCAAACTGGCCGTCAACCGTGCTCGTGCAAGCGCAACTCCAGCCATTTTCTGGCTGGACCCGATGCGCGCACACGACGGCGTGGTGATCGAGAAGGTTCAGGCTTACCTGAAGGATCACGACACCACCGGTCTGGACATCCAGATCATGGCGCCGGTCGATGCCATGAAATACACCCTGCAACGCACCCGCGAAGGCAAGGACACCATTTCGGTGACCGGCAACGTACTGCGCGACTACCTGACCGACCTGTTCCCGATCATGGAACTGGGCACCAGCGCCAAGATGCTGTCGATCGTGCCGCTGATGAACGGCGGTGGCCTGTTCGAAACCGGCGCCGGCGGTTCGGCGCCGAAGCACGTACAGCAACTGGTCGAAGAGAACTTCCTGCGCTGGGATTCGCTGGGTGAATTCCTGGCCCTGGCCGCTTCTCTCGAGCACTTGGGTGTGAACTACAACAACCCGAAAGCGCTGGTGCTGTCCAAGACCCTGGACCAGGCCACTGGCCAGTTCCTCGACAACAACAAGTCGCCATCGCGCAAAGTCGGCAACATCGACAACCGCGGCAGCCACTTCTACCTGGCGATGTACTGGGCACAAGCCCTGGCCGCCCAGACCGAAGACGCTGCACTGCAAGCGCAGTTCGCGACTCTGGCCAAAACCCTGACCGAGAACGAAGCGACCATCGTCGCCGAGCTCAATGCCGTTCAAGGCAAGCCAGTGGACATCGGCGGTTACTACCACGCCAATGCCGAGCTGATCAGCAAGGCCATGCGCCCAAGCGCAACCTTCAACGCGGCGATTGCTGCGCTGGTATAA
- a CDS encoding NUDIX hydrolase: protein MDWLPHITVATIVEDNGRFLMVEEHKAGRNVLNQPAGHLDPDETLIEAAVRETLEETGWDVEPTAVVGIYLYTAPSNGVTYQRVCFSAKAVKHHPDYQLDDGIVGAKWLTRDELLDLREHWRSELIIRCIDDYLAGNRFGLELIRPSL, encoded by the coding sequence ATGGACTGGCTCCCCCACATCACCGTCGCCACCATCGTCGAGGACAACGGTCGTTTCCTGATGGTCGAGGAACACAAGGCCGGGCGCAACGTGCTCAATCAGCCGGCCGGCCATCTGGATCCGGACGAAACCCTGATCGAAGCCGCCGTGCGCGAAACCCTCGAAGAGACCGGCTGGGACGTCGAGCCCACCGCCGTGGTCGGCATTTATCTGTACACCGCCCCAAGCAACGGCGTGACTTACCAGCGCGTATGCTTCAGCGCCAAAGCCGTGAAACATCACCCGGATTATCAACTGGACGACGGCATCGTCGGCGCCAAGTGGCTGACCCGCGACGAATTATTGGATCTGCGCGAGCACTGGCGCAGCGAGCTGATCATCCGCTGCATCGATGATTATCTGGCCGGCAATCGCTTCGGCCTCGAACTGATCCGCCCTTCCCTTTAG
- the mnmA gene encoding tRNA 2-thiouridine(34) synthase MnmA, producing the protein MRDPAPSDTSKKRVIVGMSGGVDSSVSALLLIEQGYEVEGLFMKNWEEDDGTEYCTAMDDLADAQAVCDKIGVKLHTANFAAEYWDNVFEHFLAEYKAGRTPNPDILCNREIKFKAFLDYAMMLGADLIATGHYVRRRDIDGRTELLKGLDPNKDQSYFLHAVGGEQIAKTLFPVGELEKPEVRAIAEKYELATAKKKDSTGICFIGERRFSDFLKQYLPAQPGEIKTTEGEVIGRHHGLMYHTIGQRQGLGIGGLKDAGDEPWYVLRKDLDTNELIVGQGNNHPWLFSSALLASEIYWVNPIDLSQPLRLTAKVRYRQSDQACTLEKTATGYRAVFDEPQRAVTPGQSVVFYDGEICLGGGVIEVAEPWSGQA; encoded by the coding sequence ATGCGTGATCCAGCCCCTTCTGACACATCCAAGAAGCGCGTCATTGTCGGCATGTCCGGCGGCGTGGACTCTTCCGTTTCCGCTCTCCTGCTGATCGAGCAGGGCTATGAAGTGGAAGGCCTGTTCATGAAGAACTGGGAAGAAGACGACGGAACGGAATACTGCACCGCCATGGACGACCTGGCGGATGCTCAGGCTGTGTGCGACAAGATCGGTGTCAAGCTGCACACCGCCAACTTCGCCGCCGAGTACTGGGACAACGTGTTCGAGCACTTCCTGGCCGAATACAAGGCCGGCCGCACGCCGAACCCGGACATCCTGTGCAACCGCGAAATCAAGTTCAAGGCGTTCCTCGACTACGCCATGATGCTCGGCGCCGACCTGATCGCCACCGGTCACTACGTGCGTCGCCGCGACATCGATGGTCGCACCGAGCTGCTCAAGGGCCTGGATCCGAACAAGGATCAGAGCTACTTCCTGCACGCCGTCGGCGGCGAACAGATCGCCAAGACCCTGTTCCCGGTCGGCGAGCTGGAGAAACCGGAAGTCCGTGCAATTGCCGAGAAGTACGAGCTGGCGACCGCCAAGAAGAAGGATTCCACCGGGATCTGCTTCATCGGCGAGCGCCGTTTCAGCGATTTCCTCAAGCAATACCTGCCGGCGCAACCGGGCGAGATCAAGACCACCGAAGGCGAAGTCATCGGCCGCCACCACGGCTTGATGTACCACACCATCGGTCAGCGCCAGGGCCTGGGCATCGGCGGTCTGAAAGACGCCGGCGATGAGCCGTGGTACGTGTTGCGCAAGGATCTGGACACCAACGAGCTGATCGTCGGCCAGGGCAACAACCATCCGTGGCTGTTCTCCAGCGCCCTGCTCGCTTCGGAAATCTATTGGGTCAATCCGATCGATTTGAGCCAGCCGCTGCGACTGACCGCCAAGGTTCGTTATCGCCAGAGCGATCAGGCCTGCACCCTGGAAAAAACCGCGACCGGCTATCGTGCCGTGTTCGACGAGCCGCAACGCGCGGTCACGCCGGGCCAGTCAGTGGTGTTCTATGACGGTGAAATCTGCCTCGGTGGCGGCGTGATAGAAGTCGCCGAGCCGTGGAGCGGCCAGGCATGA
- the hflD gene encoding high frequency lysogenization protein HflD gives MSPTQEQLTALGGVFLAAVLVDRIAKTGQTNEAGLSCMLGSLLVRDPKDTLDVYGGDDINLREGYRALIGALERDPSTLQREPLRYALSMLGLERQLAKRNDMLDVIGKRLPQIQSQVEHFGPAHENVIAACGALYQDTLSTLRQRIQVHGDMRNLQQPSNASKIRALLLAGIRSARLWRQLGGHRWQLVISRRKLLKELYPLMRSE, from the coding sequence ATGAGCCCGACTCAGGAGCAATTGACGGCTCTGGGCGGGGTGTTTCTCGCCGCCGTGCTGGTCGACCGGATCGCCAAGACCGGCCAGACCAACGAAGCGGGCCTGAGCTGCATGCTCGGCAGCCTGCTGGTTCGCGACCCGAAAGACACGCTGGATGTTTACGGCGGCGACGATATCAACCTGCGCGAGGGTTACCGCGCGCTGATCGGCGCCCTCGAACGCGACCCGAGCACCTTGCAGCGCGAGCCGCTGCGCTACGCCCTGTCGATGCTCGGCCTTGAGCGACAACTGGCCAAGCGCAACGACATGCTCGACGTGATCGGCAAGCGCTTGCCGCAGATCCAGTCGCAGGTCGAGCATTTCGGCCCGGCCCACGAAAACGTGATCGCGGCCTGCGGCGCGCTGTATCAGGACACCCTGAGCACGCTGCGCCAACGCATTCAGGTGCATGGCGACATGCGCAACTTGCAGCAGCCGAGCAATGCCTCGAAGATCCGCGCCCTGCTGCTCGCCGGCATTCGCTCTGCACGCCTGTGGCGTCAGCTCGGCGGTCATCGCTGGCAACTGGTCATCAGTCGGCGCAAATTGCTCAAAGAGCTGTATCCGTTGATGCGCAGCGAGTAA
- the purB gene encoding adenylosuccinate lyase, with product MQLSSLTAVSPVDGRYAGKTQALRPIFSEYGLIRARVLVEVRWLQRLAAHAGIPEVPAFSAEANAVLNELAENFSLEHAERVKEIERTTNHDVKAIEYLLKEQAAKLPELAKVSEFIHFACTSEDINNLSHALMLREGRDDVMLPLMRQTATAIRELALRFADVPMLSRTHGQPASPTTLGKELANVVYRLERQIAQVAAVPLLGKINGAVGNYNAHLSAYPQIDWEANARAFIEDELGLAFNPYTTQIEPHDYIAELFDAIARFNTILIDFDRDIWGYISLGYFKQRTIAGEIGSSTMPHKVNPIDFENSEGNLGIANALFQHLASKLPISRWQRDLTDSTVLRNLGVGFAHSVIAYEASLKGISKLELNADKIAADLDACWEVLAEPIQTVMRRYNIENPYEKLKELTRGKGISPEALQTFIDGLDMPAAAKAELKQLTPANYIGNAVAQAKRI from the coding sequence ATGCAGCTCTCTTCGCTCACTGCGGTTTCCCCTGTTGACGGCCGCTACGCCGGCAAAACCCAGGCCCTGCGCCCAATTTTCAGCGAGTACGGCCTGATCCGTGCCCGCGTTCTGGTTGAAGTGCGCTGGCTCCAGCGCCTGGCCGCTCACGCCGGCATCCCGGAAGTGCCAGCCTTCTCCGCCGAAGCCAACGCCGTTCTGAACGAACTGGCCGAAAACTTCTCGCTGGAGCACGCCGAGCGCGTGAAAGAGATCGAGCGCACCACCAACCACGACGTCAAAGCGATCGAATACCTGCTCAAGGAGCAGGCGGCCAAGCTGCCGGAGCTGGCCAAGGTCAGCGAATTCATCCACTTCGCCTGCACCAGCGAGGACATCAACAACCTGTCCCACGCCCTGATGCTGCGCGAAGGCCGTGACGACGTGATGCTGCCGCTGATGCGCCAGACCGCCACCGCCATCCGCGAACTGGCCCTGCGCTTCGCCGACGTGCCAATGCTGTCGCGCACCCACGGCCAGCCGGCTTCGCCGACCACTCTGGGTAAAGAGCTGGCGAACGTGGTTTACCGTCTCGAGCGTCAGATCGCTCAGGTCGCTGCCGTTCCGCTGCTGGGCAAGATCAACGGTGCTGTCGGCAACTACAACGCTCACCTGTCGGCCTACCCGCAGATCGACTGGGAAGCCAACGCCCGCGCCTTCATCGAAGACGAGCTGGGCCTGGCCTTCAACCCGTACACCACGCAGATCGAACCGCACGACTACATCGCCGAGCTGTTCGACGCCATTGCGCGCTTCAACACCATCCTGATCGACTTCGACCGTGACATCTGGGGCTACATCTCCCTGGGTTACTTCAAGCAGCGCACCATCGCCGGCGAAATCGGTTCGTCGACCATGCCGCACAAGGTCAACCCGATCGACTTCGAAAACTCCGAAGGCAACCTGGGCATCGCCAACGCACTGTTCCAGCACCTGGCGAGCAAACTGCCGATCTCCCGCTGGCAGCGCGACCTGACCGACTCCACCGTATTGCGTAATCTCGGTGTGGGTTTCGCCCACAGCGTGATCGCGTACGAAGCGAGTCTCAAAGGCATCAGCAAGCTCGAACTGAACGCTGACAAGATCGCTGCCGATCTGGACGCTTGCTGGGAAGTCCTGGCCGAGCCGATCCAGACCGTGATGCGCCGCTACAACATCGAAAACCCTTACGAGAAGCTGAAAGAACTGACGCGCGGCAAGGGCATCAGCCCTGAAGCACTGCAGACTTTCATCGATGGCCTGGACATGCCGGCCGCTGCGAAAGCCGAGCTCAAGCAACTGACCCCGGCCAACTACATCGGCAACGCTGTAGCGCAAGCCAAACGCATCTGA